In Pleomorphomonas sp. T1.2MG-36, one genomic interval encodes:
- a CDS encoding Hsp70 family protein, whose product MAAAGLDFGTSNTTLGVVTGGRAEMVRLEGGEDTLPSATFYYQDGSIAVGRAAIAAYVGGEHGRLMRALKSVLGSALMDETTLVGKSRVKFRDVLKRYLAEVKKRGEVVAGAPLTHLVHGRPVHFVDGNPEADRLAEATLHSIARDLGFEEVSFQYEPIAASLDYEQQLSGEELALIADIGGGTSDFSIVRLGPERAKKAERVSDVLANDGVRIGGTDFDRHLSLGTVMPLLGFRSKLARGELDVPSVYYHDLATWSAINRLYEPRIHRELVDLEKRAAKPELIHRLMRVVDDERGHTLSIDVEAAKISVAEHGVVTVPFDWLERGLSTDIDHSELVRHTGELAGRIGARVDACLEMAGVAATDIDAVFLTGGSTRLEHVRTAILASVPEARVVTGNVFGSVGTGLAVEAARRYG is encoded by the coding sequence ATGGCGGCGGCAGGCCTCGATTTCGGCACGTCCAATACCACCCTCGGCGTCGTCACCGGCGGCCGGGCCGAAATGGTGCGTCTCGAAGGCGGCGAGGACACGCTGCCAAGCGCCACCTTCTATTATCAGGATGGATCGATCGCTGTCGGTCGCGCCGCCATTGCCGCCTATGTCGGTGGCGAGCACGGCCGCCTGATGCGGGCACTGAAGTCGGTCCTCGGTTCGGCCCTGATGGACGAGACGACGTTGGTCGGCAAGAGCCGCGTCAAGTTCCGCGACGTGCTGAAGCGTTACCTTGCGGAAGTGAAGAAGCGCGGCGAGGTGGTGGCCGGCGCGCCACTCACCCACCTCGTCCACGGCCGGCCGGTGCATTTCGTCGATGGCAACCCGGAGGCCGACCGACTGGCGGAGGCGACGCTGCATTCCATCGCTCGCGATCTCGGCTTCGAGGAGGTTTCCTTCCAGTACGAGCCCATCGCGGCCAGCCTCGATTACGAGCAGCAGCTTTCCGGCGAAGAACTGGCGCTGATCGCCGACATCGGCGGCGGCACCTCCGACTTTTCCATCGTCCGCCTCGGGCCGGAGCGGGCAAAGAAAGCCGAGCGCGTCTCCGACGTGCTGGCCAACGACGGCGTGCGCATCGGCGGCACCGATTTCGACCGCCACCTCAGTCTCGGCACGGTGATGCCGCTTCTGGGCTTTCGTTCCAAGCTCGCCCGCGGCGAGCTCGACGTGCCCTCGGTCTATTATCACGACCTCGCCACATGGTCGGCGATCAACCGTCTCTATGAACCCCGCATTCATCGCGAACTCGTCGACCTCGAAAAGCGCGCCGCCAAGCCGGAGCTCATCCACCGCCTGATGCGGGTGGTCGACGACGAGCGCGGCCACACCCTCTCCATCGACGTGGAGGCAGCCAAGATCTCCGTCGCGGAGCATGGCGTGGTCACCGTGCCGTTCGATTGGCTGGAACGCGGCCTTTCCACCGATATCGACCATTCCGAGCTTGTCCGTCACACCGGCGAGCTTGCAGGCCGCATCGGGGCTCGCGTCGATGCCTGTCTCGAAATGGCGGGCGTGGCAGCCACCGACATTGACGCCGTGTTCCTGACTGGCGGTTCCACCCGGCTCGAGCACGTTCGCACCGCCATCCTGGCGTCGGTGCCCGAGGCGCGCGTCGTCACCGGCAACGTGTTCGGCTCCGTCGGTACCGGCCTCGCCGTCGAGGCGGCCCGGCGTTACGGCTGA
- the parE gene encoding DNA topoisomerase IV subunit B produces MEKDDLFGTLPPPASTAAQAAAVTVRAPKSARARVETPAQAEAVYDASAIEVLEGLEPVRRRPGMYIGGTDDKAMHHLFAEVIDNSMDEAVAGHASWIEVRLDADGFLTVNDNGRGIPVDPHPKFPGKSALEVILCTLHAGGKFDSKVYETSGGLHGVGVSVVNALSEWLDVEVARGRQLYKQSFSRGVPQGGLQRLGETMNRRGTKTRFKPDPQIFGEEARFEPARIFTMARSKAYLFGGIEIRWSCDPSLIEGSKTPAEAVFKFPGGLKDFLVEALDGEKRVTDDLFAGRVGGGGHGTVEWAVSWFAGDGFVNSYCNTIPTPDGGTHEQGLRLALTRSLKAYGEMAGNKRVAQVMPEDVMTSAGAMLSVFVREPEFVGQTKDKLSTAEAARIVETAVKDAFDHWLTASPQQSGRLLDWIVERADERLRRRQEKDVLRKSAVRKLRLPGKLADCTQNAAQGSELFIVEGDSAGGSAKQARDRASQAVMPLRGKILNVASAGRDKVTSNQLLSDLLQALGCGTRSHYREDDLRYDKVIVMTDADVDGAHIASLLITFFYREMPQLIRGGHLYLAVPPLYRLTHGGKTIYARDDAHREDLLRTVFKNKKPEIGRFKGLGEMMPSQLKETTMDKKTRTLLRVLLVEDEAEQTADSVERLMGNKPEGRFQFIQENAEFAEDLDI; encoded by the coding sequence ATGGAAAAGGACGACCTGTTCGGAACACTCCCCCCGCCGGCAAGCACGGCGGCTCAGGCGGCGGCGGTGACCGTTCGCGCGCCCAAATCAGCGCGTGCGCGCGTCGAAACCCCCGCACAGGCGGAAGCCGTCTACGACGCGTCGGCCATCGAGGTTTTGGAGGGACTGGAGCCAGTACGCCGGCGGCCGGGCATGTATATCGGCGGCACCGACGACAAGGCCATGCACCACCTGTTCGCCGAGGTGATCGACAACTCGATGGACGAGGCGGTTGCAGGCCATGCCTCGTGGATCGAGGTGCGCCTCGACGCGGACGGGTTCCTGACCGTCAACGACAACGGCCGTGGCATTCCGGTCGATCCGCATCCCAAGTTTCCCGGCAAGTCGGCGCTCGAGGTGATCCTGTGCACGCTGCATGCCGGCGGCAAGTTCGACAGCAAGGTTTACGAGACGTCGGGCGGCTTGCACGGCGTCGGCGTTTCTGTGGTCAACGCCCTGTCCGAGTGGCTCGACGTCGAGGTGGCGCGCGGCCGCCAGCTCTACAAGCAAAGCTTCTCGCGCGGCGTGCCGCAGGGTGGCTTGCAGCGGCTTGGCGAAACCATGAACCGGCGCGGCACCAAGACGCGCTTCAAGCCGGACCCGCAGATTTTCGGAGAAGAAGCGCGGTTCGAGCCGGCGCGCATCTTCACGATGGCCCGGTCGAAAGCCTACCTCTTTGGTGGCATCGAAATTCGCTGGTCCTGCGACCCGTCGCTGATCGAAGGCTCGAAGACGCCGGCCGAGGCGGTGTTCAAGTTCCCCGGCGGCCTCAAGGACTTCCTGGTCGAAGCACTTGATGGTGAGAAGCGGGTCACCGATGACCTGTTTGCCGGCCGTGTCGGTGGTGGCGGCCACGGTACCGTCGAGTGGGCCGTCTCGTGGTTTGCCGGCGATGGCTTCGTCAACTCCTACTGCAACACCATCCCGACGCCGGATGGCGGCACCCACGAGCAGGGCCTTCGCCTCGCCCTCACCCGGTCGCTCAAGGCCTATGGCGAAATGGCTGGCAACAAGCGCGTCGCTCAGGTGATGCCCGAGGACGTGATGACCTCGGCCGGCGCCATGCTGTCGGTCTTCGTGCGCGAGCCAGAGTTCGTCGGCCAGACCAAGGACAAGCTGTCCACCGCCGAAGCCGCGCGCATCGTCGAGACGGCGGTGAAGGACGCTTTCGACCATTGGCTGACCGCCTCGCCGCAGCAGTCCGGCCGCCTCCTCGACTGGATCGTCGAGCGTGCCGACGAGCGCCTGCGTCGCCGTCAGGAAAAGGACGTTCTGCGCAAGAGCGCGGTGCGCAAGCTGCGCCTGCCCGGCAAGCTCGCCGACTGCACGCAGAACGCCGCCCAAGGATCCGAACTGTTCATCGTCGAGGGCGACTCGGCCGGTGGTTCGGCCAAGCAGGCGCGCGATCGCGCCAGCCAGGCGGTGATGCCGCTGCGCGGCAAGATCCTCAACGTGGCAAGCGCCGGCCGCGACAAGGTGACGTCCAATCAGCTGCTGTCCGACCTGTTGCAGGCGCTCGGCTGCGGCACTCGCTCGCACTATCGGGAAGACGATCTCCGCTATGACAAGGTGATCGTGATGACCGATGCCGACGTCGACGGCGCCCATATCGCGTCGCTGCTGATCACCTTCTTCTATCGCGAGATGCCCCAGCTCATCCGCGGCGGCCATCTCTATCTCGCAGTGCCCCCGCTTTACCGCCTGACCCACGGCGGCAAGACCATCTACGCTCGCGACGACGCCCATCGCGAAGACCTGTTGCGCACCGTCTTCAAGAACAAGAAACCGGAAATCGGTCGCTTCAAGGGCCTCGGCGAAATGATGCCGTCGCAGCTCAAGGAGACCACCATGGACAAGAAGACGCGCACGCTCTTGCGCGTCTTGCTGGTGGAGGACGAAGCGGAGCAGACGGCGGACTCGGTCGAGCGTCTGATGGGCAACAAACCGGAAGGCCGCTTCCAGTTCATCCAGGAGAATGCCGAGTTCGCCGAGGATCTGGACATCTGA